The following are encoded together in the Glycine soja cultivar W05 chromosome 5, ASM419377v2, whole genome shotgun sequence genome:
- the LOC114412629 gene encoding berberine bridge enzyme-like 21, which translates to MVPTNPMEKSSLFPSGTFLFLLLVLLNVSASVAAPTPESVYTSFLECLTNYTKAQDQVSNIVFAQTNASFSSVLQAYIRNARFNTTSTPKPLLVVTPSEDPHVQGAVICAKSIGIQLKIRSGGHDYEGISYVSDQPFIILDMFHFRNITVAVENEVAVVQAGATLGEVYYRIWEKSKVHGFPAGVCPTVGVGGHLSGGGYGNMLRKHGLSVDHVVDAKIVDVKGRILDKESMGEDLFWAIRGGGGASFGVILSYTVKLIPVPEVVTVFRIAKSLDQNESATELVLQWQQVAPHTDHRLFMRLLLQPVSSKVVKGQRTIRATVMALFLGGADEVVTLMGKEFPALGLSKENCTELSWIDSVLWWSNFDNTTKPDALLDRDLNSASFLKRKSDYVQNPISKKGLEGIWEKMIELGKTGFVFNPYGGKMSEVSSDATPFPHRAGNLFKIQYSVNWDDPGVELEKNFTSQAKMLYSYMTPFVSSDPRSAFLNYRDLDIGTNSFGKNSYEEGAVYGVKYFNDNFKRLVKIKTEVDPENFFRNEQSIPIHPGPDTGAIKSGAGKLLHLTLYWSVMVKVGWLFILELFI; encoded by the exons atgGTACCCACCAACCCAATGGAAAAGTCAAGTCTTTTTCCATCTGggactttcctttttcttcttctggttCTTCTCAATGTCTCTGCTTCGGTGGCAGCTCCAACACCAGAATCGGTGTACACCTCTTTCCTCGAGTGTCTCACAAactacacaaaagcacaagaccaAGTTTCCAACATAGTCTTTGCTCAAACCAAcgcttctttttcttctgtcCTCCAAGCCTACATTCGCAATGCCCGATTCAACACCACTTCAACCCCAAAACCCTTGCTTGTTGTCACTCCCTCGGAAGATCCCCATGTCCAGGGTGCTGTGATTTGCGCCAAAAGCATTGGGATTCAACTCAAGATAAGGAGTGGTGGCCATGACTATGAGGGTATCTCGTATGTCTCCGACCAACCCTTCATCATCCTCGACATGTTCCACTTCAGGAACATCACTGTGGCTGTGGAAAACGAGGTTGCTGTGGTTCAAGCAGGTGCCACACTTGGAGAGGTTTATTATAGGATTTGGGAGAAGAGTAAAGTTCATGGCTTTCCTGCAGGGGTGTGTCCCACTGTTGGTGTTGGGGGACACTTGAGTGGAGGAGGGTATGGTAACATGTTGAGAAAACATGGGTTATCTGTTGATCATGTTGTTGATGCTAAAattgttgatgtcaaaggtAGGATTCTTGACAAGGAATCCATGGGGGAAGATCTTTTCTGGGCCATTAGAGGAGGTGGTGGAGCAAGCTTTGGAGTCATCTTATCATACACTGTGAAACTTATTCCTGTGCCTGAAGTTGTTACTGTTTTTCGGATTGCAAAGAGTTTGGATCAGAATGAGAGTGCCACTGAGCTTGTATTGCAATGGCAGCAGGTGGCGCCGCACACCGATCATAGGCTTTTCATGAGGCTGCTGTTGCAGCCAGTGAGTTCTAAGGTTGTGAAGGGCCAGAGAACCATCAGAGCCACTGTAATGGCTTTGTTTCTTGGAGGGGCTGATGAGGTTGTCACATTGATGGGGAAGGAGTTCCCGGCTCTTGGCTTGAGCAAGGAGAATTGCACTGAATTGAGTTGGATTGATTCTGTGCTTTGGTGGTCTAATTTTGACAATACCACTAAGCCTGATGCACTGCTTGATAGGGATCTCAATTCAGCAAGTTTCCTCAAGAGAAAATCTGATTATGTGCAGAATCCAATTTCCAAAAAGGGGTTAGAGGGGATATGGGAGAAGATGATTGAATTGGGGAAAACTGGATTTGTTTTCAATCCTTATGGAGGGAAGATGAGTGAGGTTTCGTCTGATGCGACACCGTTTCCTCACCGTGCTGGGAATCTGTTCAAGATTCAGTACTCTGTGAATTGGGATGATCCAGGAGTTGAATTGGAAAAGAATTTTACTAGTCAGGCCAAAATGCTGTATAGTTACATGACCCCTTTTGTGTCCAGTGATCCAAGAAGTGCCTTTTTAAATTACAGGGACCTTGATATTGGTACCAACAGTTTTGGAAAGAATAGCTATGAAGAAGGAGCTGTTTATGGGGTCAAGTACTTCAATGACAATTTTAAGAGGTTGGTCAAGATCAAGACTGAGGTTGATCCAGAAAACTTCTTCAGAAATGAACAGAGTATTCCAATTCATCCAG GACCGGACACTGGTGCCATTAAATCTGGTGCTGGAAAATTGTTACACTTAACACTTTATTGGTCAGTGATGGTAAAGGTGGGATGGTTGTTCATTCTTGAATTATTCATATGA
- the LOC114412626 gene encoding berberine bridge enzyme-like 26, whose translation MANSMVKLVFLSVTVFISIFPATSTFAGHEKGFLQCFQTILGADNTTWQVIFTKSSSSYEPLLESSIRNARFLNSTSVPKPNLIVTPHSLFHIQVALFCSKKSGLQVRVRSGGHDYEGLSYVSHSHIPFLIIDLFNLRSITINMDEESAWVQSGATVGELYYAIAKKSKVHGFPAGSCSTIGVGGHFSGGGFGTIFRKYGLASDNVIDAQIIDVNGMILNRTLMGEDLFWAIRGGGGSSFGVITAWKIKLVPVPSKVTTFDVSRTLDQGATTLFHKWQTIAPKLPPELFLHSLVGVTNSASQEGGKTVVVSFSGLYLGTPENLLPLMQNSFAEFGLRRDNLTEMTWIQSVLHYAGYSIDESLEVLLRRNQSSPSFKAKSDYVKEPIPLHGLEGLWKMLLLENSPLLILTPYGGIMSEISESETPFPHRKGNLYGIQYMVNFASNEEAPKHIDWIRRLYAYMTPYVSKFPRQAYLNYRDLDLGVNQGKPWYEKAKSWGLKYFNCNFERLALVKARVDPGNFFRDEQSIPPL comes from the coding sequence atggcCAATTCAATGGTAAAACTAGTTTTCCTTTCTGTCACtgttttcatttcaattttcccTGCAACTTCTACTTTTGCTGGCCACGAGAAAGGTTTCCTTCAATGTTTTCAAACAATTTTAGGAGCTGACAACACAACTTGGCAAGTAATATTCACCAAAAGTAGTTCTTCTTATGAACCCCTTTTGGAGTCTTCTATAAGAAACGCCAGATTCCTAAACAGTACTTCAGTCCCAAAACCAAACCTTATTGTTACACCACATAGCCTATTCCACATCCAAGTAGCACTGTTCTGCTCAAAGAAAAGTGGCTTACAAGTAAGAGTTCGAAGTGGGGGGCATGACTATGAGGGCCTTTCTTATGTCTCTCACTCTCACATTCCATTCTTGATCATTGATCTTTTCAACCTTAGGTCCATAACCATTAATATGGACGAAGAAAGTGCATGGGTTCAGTCAGGTGCTACAGTCGGAGAACTCTATTATGCAATTGCAAAGAAAAGTAAGGTTCATGGTTTCCCTGCTGGAAGTTGCTCCACTATTGGTGTTGGAGGGCATTTCAGTGGAGGTGGGTTTGGtacaattttcagaaaatatggCTTAGCTTCTGATAATGTAATTGATGCTCAGATTATAGATGTTAATGGGATGATACTGAACAGAACATTGATGGGGGAAGATCTCTTTTGGGCCATAAGAGGAGGTGGAGGGTCTAGCTTTGGAGTCATTACTGCATGGAAAATCAAGCTTGTACCTGTTccttcaaaagtcacaacttttgatGTTTCAAGGACCCTGGATCAAGGTGCCACTACCCTTTTCCACAAGTGGCAAACTATTGCTCCAAAACTCCCCCCAGAACTTTTCTTGCACAGTCTTGTGGGAGTTACCAATTCAGCTTCTCAAGAAGGTGGAAAAACTGTGGTGGTTTCCTTCTCAGGATTGTATCTTGGTACACCTGAGAATCTCCTTCCTTTAATGCAAAACAGTTTTGCAGAATTTGGTTTGCGGCGCGACAACTTAACCGAGATGACTTGGATTCAATCCGTTCTTCACTATGCAGGCTATTCAATAGATGAATCCTTGGAGGTCTTGCTTAGGAGAAACCAATCATCCCCTTCTTTCAAAGCAAAATCTGATTATGTGAAGGAACCAATTCCATTGCATGGCTTAGAAGGGCTATGGAAGATGCTACTCTTGGAGAACTCACCACTGTTGATCCTCACACCATATGGTGGGATAATGAGTGAGATTTCAGAATCAGAAACTCCTTTTCCACATAGAAAAGGGAACTTATATGGTATCCAGTATATGGTGAATTTTGCTTCAAATGAAGAAGCGCCAAAGCATATAGATTGGATAAGAAGATTGTATGCATATATGACACCGTATGTGTCAAAGTTTCCAAGACAAGCATATTTGAACTATAGAGACCTTGATTTGGGAGTTAATCAAGGGAAACCGTGGTATGAAAAAGCAAAGTCTTGGGGTTTGAAATATTTCAATTGCAATTTTGAAAGGCTGGCACTAGTGAAGGCCAGGGTTGATCCTGGAAATTTTTTCAGGGATGAGCAGAGCATTCCTCCGTTGTAG
- the LOC114412628 gene encoding pentatricopeptide repeat-containing protein At2g03880, mitochondrial-like, with the protein MRGVSKHLQLLRPTSSRCCSYSVNSSLVSPHYVPPETESLLNHCYRRDLPSAMHVLDSMERRGVWADSITYSELIKCCLAHGAVREGKRVHRHIFSNGYHPKTFLTNILINMYVKFNLLEEAQVLFDKMPERNVVSWTTMISAYSNAQLNDRAMRLLAFMFRDGVMPNMFTFSSVLRACERLYDLKQLHSWIMKVGLESDVFVRSALIDVYSKMGELLEALKVFREMMTGDSVVWNSIIAAFAQHSDGDEALHLYKSMRRVGFPADQSTLTSVLRACTSLSLLELGRQAHVHVLKFDQDLILNNALLDMYCKCGSLEDAKFIFNRMAKKDVISWSTMIAGLAQNGFSMEALNLFESMKVQGPKPNHITILGVLFACSHAGLVNEGWYYFRSMNNLYGIDPGREHYGCMLDLLGRAEKLDDMVKLIHEMNCEPDVVTWRTLLDACRARQNVDLATYAAKEILKLDPQDTGAYVLLSNIYAISKRWNDVAEVRRTMKKRGIRKEPGCSWIEVNKQIHAFILGDKSHPQIDEINRQLNQFICRLAGAGYVPDTNFVLQDLEGEQREDSLRYHSEKLAIVFGIMSFPKEKTIRIWKNLKICGDCHKFAKLIAELEQRHIVIRDPIRYHHFQDGVCSCGDYW; encoded by the coding sequence ATGAGAGGTGTATCAAAGCACTTACAATTGTTGCGCCCAACAAGCTCGCGTTGTTGTTCATACAGTGTTAACTCGTCTCTCGTATCCCCACACTATGTGCCCCCAGAAACCGAGTCACTACTCAACCACTGTTACCGAAGGGACCTTCCCAGCGCCATGCATGTGTTGGATTCCATGGAAAGAAGAGGAGTTTGGGCCGATTCTATCACCTATTCTGAGCTCATCAAGTGTTGCTTGGCTCACGGGGCTGTCAGGGAAGGAAAACGCGTTCACCGCCACATATTCTCAAATGGGTATCACCCTAAAACGTTTTTGACCAACATTCTCATCAACATGTATGTCAAATTCAACCTCTTGGAAGAAGCACAGGTATTGTTCGATAAAATGCCTGAACGAAATGTTGTGTCGTGGACTACTATGATATCTGCTTACTCTAATGCCCAGCTCAACGACAGGGCCATGAGGCTCTTGGCTTTCATGTTTAGGGATGGTGTCATGCCTAACATGTTTACTTTCTCTTCGGTTCTGAGAGCGTGTGAGAGGTTGTATGATCTTAAACAGCTGCATTCTTGGATAATGAAAGTGGGGTTGGAGTCTGATGTATTTGTGCGCAGTGCGCTTATTGATGTTTACTCGAAAATGGGGGAGTTGTTGGAAGCTCTAAAGGTTTTTCGTGAGATGATGACTGGAGATTCTGTTGTTTGGAACTCCATTATTGCTGCTTTTGCTCAGCACAGTGATGGGGATGAGGCTTTACATCTTTACAAGAGCATGAGGAGAGTGGGTTTTCCGGCTGATCAGTCAACACTCACGAGTGTTTTGAGAGCGTGTACTAGTTTGTCATTGTTGGAGTTAGGGAGGCAAGCCCATGTCCATGTGCTAAAGTTTGATCAAGATCTTATCCTCAACAATGCCCTTTTAGATATGTATTGTAAGTGTGGTAGTTTGGAGGATGCAAAGTTCATTTTCAATCGGATGGCCAAGAAGGACGTAATCTCTTGGAGCACCATGATTGCTGGGTTAGCCCAAAATGGTTTTAGTATGGAAGCACTCAATTTATTTGAGTCCATGAAAGTGCAGGGTCCAAAACCAAATCATATTACAATTCTTGGGGTTCTGTTTGCTTGTAGTCATGCAGGGCTAGTAAATGAAGGTTGGTACTATTTTCGATCTATGAATAACTTGTATGGGATAGATCCTGGAAGAGAACACTATGGTTGCATGCTTGATCTTCTTGGAAGAGCTGAAAAGCTTGATGACATGGTTAAGTTAATACATGAAATGAATTGTGAGCCAGATGTTGTGACGTGGAGGACATTGCTTGATGCATGCAGGGCTCGTCAGAATGTGGATTTAGCCACGTATGCTGCTAAGGAGATTCTAAAGTTGGATCCACAGGACACAGGAGCCTATGTGTTGTTATCTAATATTTATGCAATTTCAAAAAGGTGGAATGATGTTGCTGAAGTTCGAAGGACTATGAAAAAAAGGGGCATAAGGAAAGAACCTGGATGTAGCTGGATTGAAGTCAATAAGCAGATACATGCTTTTATTTTGGGAGATAAATCTCATCCTCAAATAGATGAGATCAATAGACAGTTGAACCAGTTTATTTGTCGACTAGCTGGTGCTGGTTATGTTCCTGACACAAATTTTGTACTACAAGATCTTGAAGGGGAACAGAGAGAAGACTCTCTTCGATACCACAGTGAGAAACTGGCAATTGTTTTTGGTATTATGAGCTTTCCAAAGGAGAAAACTATTAGGATATGGAAGAACCTTAAGATCTGTGGAGATTGTCATAAATTTGCAAAACTCATAGCAGAGTTAGAGCAACGGCATATTGTAATTAGAGATCCTATTCGGTACCATCATTTTCAAGATGGGGTTTGCTCCTGTGGTGACTATTGGTAG